In Desulfopila inferna, a single window of DNA contains:
- a CDS encoding oxidoreductase, which produces MIDPLFQPITIGSLLVKNRIFMPAMHMNMCHNSMVTEQLLEFYRKRAEGGAGLISVGYATVDRLSGNRGNIGAHDDSFLPGLQELAAVIHSGGAAAAVQLNHAGRYNHSFFLGGQKPVAPSAIASRLTRETPREMEAEDIAAVQQSFADAAQRVVNAGFDMVEILAGTGYLISEFLSPLTNKRHDQYGGSLENRLRFGLEIIRSVRSQIGDFPLLVRINGNDFMEGGSSRDELQYFGVKLAEAGVDALCINVGWHEAQIPQIVTKVPRGVFAYMAREMKKQVAVPVIASHRINDPQTGRRLIAEGYCDLVAMGRALIADAELPNKARKGEERKILHCVACGQGCFDNLIKMKAVECLCNPLAGHEQDLNFTTTALPRKVMVVGGGPGGINAALAAAAKGHEVTLYEKDMQLGGQLRLAGASPGRREFLVLADDLTAKLADSTVRVILNTEVDGALLLEEKPHTVIVASGGTPIFPVIEGADMDHVVQAWDVLKKKWVPGENIVIIGGGAVGVETALMVAEQGTLSGEELKFLLVNGAESLNAMMELALQGSKKVTLIELQDKLGNNFGRSTRWSMLQDVQRFGVNTRVESRVIRIEKDGVLIEKGGKEEMIPADTVILAVGTLPDNSLQKAAKELNIFCTVIGDASKPATVLEATHHGFRAGLEIV; this is translated from the coding sequence ATGATTGATCCTTTATTCCAGCCAATTACCATCGGTTCTCTGCTCGTAAAAAACCGTATATTCATGCCTGCCATGCATATGAACATGTGCCACAATTCCATGGTGACCGAGCAGCTGCTCGAGTTCTACCGGAAAAGGGCCGAGGGCGGAGCAGGGTTGATAAGCGTGGGATATGCCACTGTCGATCGACTCTCCGGGAACAGGGGCAATATCGGCGCCCATGACGACAGCTTTCTTCCTGGCCTTCAAGAACTTGCGGCGGTAATTCATTCGGGCGGAGCCGCAGCTGCCGTGCAACTCAATCATGCCGGGCGCTACAACCACTCGTTTTTTCTAGGCGGCCAAAAGCCGGTGGCTCCCAGTGCCATAGCCTCACGATTGACCCGGGAAACCCCGCGGGAGATGGAAGCGGAAGATATTGCCGCCGTGCAGCAGAGTTTTGCCGACGCTGCTCAGCGAGTAGTCAATGCGGGCTTTGATATGGTGGAGATCCTGGCGGGCACTGGCTACCTAATTAGTGAGTTTCTCTCTCCCCTTACCAATAAGCGGCATGATCAGTATGGTGGCTCTCTCGAGAACCGTTTGCGCTTCGGGCTTGAAATAATCCGTTCAGTGCGCTCACAGATTGGTGATTTTCCGCTGCTGGTCCGCATTAACGGCAATGATTTTATGGAAGGCGGTTCGAGCAGGGATGAGTTGCAGTACTTTGGTGTGAAGCTTGCCGAGGCAGGCGTGGATGCTCTCTGCATCAACGTGGGCTGGCATGAGGCACAAATTCCCCAGATCGTCACCAAGGTTCCCCGGGGCGTCTTTGCCTATATGGCGCGGGAGATGAAAAAACAGGTGGCTGTCCCGGTGATTGCCAGCCATCGAATCAACGATCCGCAGACCGGGCGCAGACTAATCGCCGAAGGGTACTGTGATCTGGTGGCCATGGGCAGAGCCCTGATTGCCGATGCCGAACTGCCCAATAAGGCACGGAAGGGAGAGGAGCGGAAAATTCTCCACTGCGTTGCCTGCGGCCAGGGATGCTTCGACAATCTCATCAAGATGAAGGCGGTCGAGTGCCTCTGTAATCCCCTGGCGGGACATGAGCAGGACTTGAATTTTACCACAACAGCGCTGCCGCGAAAGGTGATGGTGGTCGGCGGCGGTCCCGGAGGTATTAATGCAGCTCTGGCTGCTGCAGCCAAGGGTCACGAGGTGACGCTGTATGAAAAAGACATGCAGCTGGGCGGTCAACTTCGTCTTGCCGGTGCCTCTCCGGGAAGGCGGGAATTTCTGGTGCTCGCTGATGATTTGACGGCAAAACTTGCCGATTCCACGGTCAGGGTCATCCTCAATACCGAAGTTGACGGGGCCCTACTGCTGGAGGAAAAGCCTCATACCGTCATTGTGGCCAGTGGCGGCACCCCAATTTTCCCGGTAATTGAAGGCGCCGACATGGATCACGTGGTCCAGGCGTGGGACGTTCTCAAAAAGAAGTGGGTACCGGGTGAAAATATCGTCATTATTGGCGGGGGTGCGGTAGGTGTCGAGACCGCGCTCATGGTGGCGGAACAGGGCACTCTCTCCGGGGAGGAATTGAAATTTCTGCTCGTCAACGGTGCCGAGTCCCTCAATGCCATGATGGAACTCGCCCTGCAGGGCAGCAAAAAGGTGACGCTCATCGAGCTTCAGGACAAGCTCGGCAATAATTTCGGCAGATCCACCAGGTGGTCAATGCTCCAGGACGTGCAGCGCTTCGGGGTCAACACCAGAGTGGAGTCCCGGGTCATCCGCATCGAAAAGGATGGAGTCCTCATTGAAAAGGGCGGCAAGGAGGAAATGATCCCGGCCGATACCGTCATTCTGGCGGTTGGCACCCTCCCCGACAATTCCTTGCAGAAGGCCGCCAAAGAGTTGAACATCTTCTGCACAGTGATAGGCGATGCCTCAAAACCGGCAACCGTACTCGAGGCAACGCATCATGGATTCAGGGCAGGTCTGGAAATCGTATAA
- a CDS encoding MBL fold metallo-hydrolase has product MVIQQHTINTPYMVGPVHCYTAERGSELILFDTGPPTAASRRYLAENIDLSRLKYIFMTHCHIDHYGLASWLEKETGARIFIPYRDGLKMVAHEERLHDMYVVLQNLGFSGDYLDELHRSLADGRIFPDFPKKFSIVEDEMPRHLDIFFQGCPGHSQSDIVYYTEDGTEDSAEDNADHAENWAVTGDVLLRGVFQSPLLDADLETGERFKNYEAYCATLLKLAKLRGKQICPGHRNNIDSVDDSLLFYVSKMLGRVRQLGEYGRHANVAEVIERLFADSVKEPFHVYLKASEIIFMQDFLHHPELLKKSLVEINLFHQVEPLYTTAVSGQGV; this is encoded by the coding sequence ATGGTAGGCCCTGTTCACTGTTATACGGCGGAAAGAGGCAGTGAACTGATCCTCTTCGATACCGGCCCGCCTACCGCGGCAAGCAGGAGATATCTTGCCGAGAATATAGATTTGAGCAGGCTCAAGTATATCTTCATGACCCATTGTCATATCGATCATTACGGTTTGGCGAGTTGGCTTGAAAAGGAAACCGGGGCCCGGATTTTCATTCCCTATCGAGATGGCCTGAAGATGGTTGCCCATGAAGAGAGGCTGCACGATATGTATGTCGTCCTCCAAAATCTCGGCTTCAGCGGCGATTATCTTGATGAATTGCACCGTAGCCTCGCCGACGGCAGGATCTTTCCGGACTTTCCTAAGAAATTCAGCATCGTCGAAGATGAAATGCCGCGGCATCTGGATATCTTTTTTCAGGGATGTCCGGGCCACTCCCAGAGCGATATTGTCTACTATACCGAAGACGGCACCGAAGACAGCGCCGAAGACAACGCCGACCATGCCGAAAATTGGGCGGTAACCGGGGATGTGCTGCTCAGGGGAGTTTTTCAGTCACCGCTTCTCGATGCCGACCTGGAGACCGGGGAGCGCTTCAAAAATTATGAAGCCTACTGCGCAACCCTTCTTAAACTGGCAAAGCTCAGGGGGAAACAAATCTGTCCCGGGCATCGCAATAATATCGATAGTGTCGATGATTCCCTTCTCTTTTATGTTTCCAAGATGCTGGGCCGGGTACGGCAGCTGGGAGAGTATGGCCGCCATGCCAATGTGGCTGAAGTCATCGAACGGCTCTTTGCCGACTCCGTCAAGGAGCCGTTTCATGTCTACCTCAAGGCCTCGGAAATCATCTTTATGCAGGATTTCCTGCACCATCCGGAACTGCTGAAAAAATCACTTGTGGAGATCAACCTTTTTCATCAGGTCGAACCATTGTATACCACCGCTGTATCAGGTCAGGGAGTATAA